Genomic DNA from Candidatus Krumholzibacteriia bacterium:
GGTACGTCCGTGGAGCATGCGCTCGGCCCGGGCCGGCACGCCTGGGTGCAGGTGGCCCGCGGCGAGGTCGCGGTGAACGGGCAAACGCTGGCCGCCGGCGACGGCGCCGCCATCAGTGAAGAGACGCGATTGCAGTTCGCTGCCACCGGCGCCTCCGAGTTCTTGCTGTTTGATCTGCCATGAGCGATGGCTGGCCCTCGCGATTCTTGGCGCCATGCGTCCAGGACAGGAGGAATGATGGAGTCACGAGGAACCGCGAGTCTTGCCCTGGCGGCGCTCCTGCTCGCCCTCGGCGCCAGCGTCGGTGGCGGGCTCATCGGCCGGGGTTTCCGCGACGCCCGCACGGCGGATCGTTTCGTCAACGTCCGCGGCCTGGCGGAGAAGCTGGTCAAAGCGGATGTCGCGATCTGGACGCTGCAGGTCAGCAGCGGCGGTAACGATCTCTCCCGGCTGCAGGCGAAGATCGACGCGGACGTGCAGGCGATCCGGGAGTTCCTCGTCTCCGGCGGTCTCGCCGAGGACGATCTACGGCCGCAGCGCTTGGAGGTGCAGGACGTCCTGGCGCAGGCCTGGAGATCGGGTCCGGTGGGCGAAGCGCGCTACACCGTGCAGCAAACGCTCATCGTGCGCACCGAGAAGGTCGACATGCTCGCAGCACTCGGGCAGCGCACC
This window encodes:
- a CDS encoding SIMPL domain-containing protein (The SIMPL domain is named for its presence in mouse protein SIMPL (signalling molecule that associates with mouse pelle-like kinase). Bacterial member BP26, from Brucella, was shown to assemble into a channel-like structure, while YggE from E. coli has been associated with resistance to oxidative stress.) → MESRGTASLALAALLLALGASVGGGLIGRGFRDARTADRFVNVRGLAEKLVKADVAIWTLQVSSGGNDLSRLQAKIDADVQAIREFLVSGGLAEDDLRPQRLEVQDVLAQAWRSGPVGEARYTVQQTLIVRTEKVDMLAALGQRTGELVRRGVVLNDLGGPVFVFTKLNEIKPDMIAEATRNARESAEQFAADSRSRIGGIHRATQGLFQILPRDESQAVTEQSQVEKKVRVVTTMEYLLTE